TGGGTGCCAATCGAAAGAATGCTGGCATCGGCTTGAGCCTGTTTCCGGGTAAAGCCGAACACGCGCGCCTGATAGTAGAGCACGCGCGCTTTGATCAACGGCGAGGCATCGTCGGCGATATGGAGGCGTTCGCCGAGTTGAACGCTGGGCAAAGGCGCGGGCGGCGCGCCTTCGGGTGTGCGTTGGCGGGAGCGAATCTGCGCCATGAGCTCGATGATTTTTTCAACGTCCTCGTTGGCGGGATTGTCGAGTTGGACGCCGACATGGTCCGCGAGGAAATTCCAGGATTCATCGATCTGGCCGGCGCGGGCTTTGGCGCGGGCGACCCAATAATACCAGCCGAGGGCGAGTTTGCTGTCGGGCTGGCGTTCGATCTGTCCCGAGAAAACGGAGTCGAGCCGCGCCCAGTCGCGTTTTTGTTCGAGCAGGCGGCCGACCTCGTTGAGGGCATACGAGATCACGTCATCGCTGGACGAAGCCGCGGTCGCGCCGAGGTAGGACTCGGTCGCGGCGTCGGTGTCGCCCATCGTTTTTTGCACGTCGCCTTGCAATGAAAGCACCTCGGGCAGGAGGCTGTTTTCCGGAAAACGTTTCTGCCATTCAGCGCAGGCGGTGAGGGCGGCTTTGTATTCCTGATAAGCGAATTTGCAGACCGCCAGGCGGTAGTAGGCGTCGGCGAGATATTCGCTCGACGGGTGTGTATCGATGAAGGCCTGAATGGATTTCTCGGCCTTGGTGTAGCGCTCAACATCGGCGATATCCAGGAACCAGGTGATGGCCGAGCGATAGGCGGCATTGTCGGCCCATTGTCCCTTGGGGTAGTCGCGCACGTAGCGATCGAACATCGCGCGGGCTCCGGCCCAGTCGCTCAGTGAAAACCGGGTCCCGCCGAGCTGGAAGATCACGCGCTCAAGCATGTCGCCTTGGCTGCCGGTCACGGCGACGCCGAAGAAGGCCTCGGCATTTTTGTCGTCTTGAAGCTGCGAGGAAATCTGACCGCCGATCGCGGCGATTTCAGGGGCCAGCGGACTGGTGGGGAACTGGTCGATGAACCGCTGGCACAAGCTCTGGGCCTCCGCCAATTTATTGACCATCTGCCGCGCAAAAATGAGCCCGCGCAACGCATAGGCGCGATCAGGAGATTCGGGGAATTGCGACAGGATTTCGTTGTAGACAACGGTCGCCTCCCACGGGCGGTCGAGCTCCATGTAACACTGGGCCTGTCGCAGCAGGCGCGGGATATCGAAATCGGTTTTTTCCTCGATGAACTTAAGGGCGTCTTGGGCGTTTTTCACGCGGGTGGCCAGAGCGTCGCGGTTGGCTCCGATCACGGAATCCGCGCCGGTGCCTGCGCTGGTGGCCAGTGTGAGTTTATACAGACGTTCGAGTTGTCCGATGCGGCGTCGCTGGGCTTCGATGATTTCATCGCGAAACAACGCGGCCTGGACCAGCTCCAAGGCCTGCGCGGGTTTTTTATCGGCGAGCAGCGAATCGGTGATGCTGAGGGTGAGGTCGAGCACCGAGGCATAGTTGTCAATGCCCTGTGAGCCGGAGCGCTCGCGCAAGTTGCGCAGCGAATCGATGGCGGCGAGGGCCTCGGGCATGCGCTTGGTGGCGATGAACGCCTTGGTGAGCCCGGCACGGGCGTCGTTCAATTGGGCGCCGTTGGGGTAGAGCCTCAGGTAAGTGCGAAAGGCCTCAATGGCTCCATTGTGGTCGCCCATGAGCAGCCGGGCCTGGGCGATGGTGAAATAAATGGATTCGAGCGCGGGGCTGGGCTTGGCCTGTTTCAAGACCTGCTCAAACAGCGTGATGGAGCGGGCGTAATCGCCTTTGTTGTAGGCATCAGCGCCTTGGTTGAATGTCGTTTCAAGCGCCGCTGCGGTCGTCTGTCCGGAGAGGGTGCCCAGGCTGATCGAGGTGATGAGCAAGACTCCCGCGGTGCGCAGGCGGATTTTTCCCGGGCAGGCGCGACCGGTGTTGTGAGTGCCTGATAAAGCGTGACGGGATTTGGGCATCGGCTGAGCGGGTTGGATTCAGTAGCCGGCGGAAGTCGCGGCCCGTGCAGTCACTTCGTTGTCGTGCGGCAGGGCGCTTGGGAACAGCACGGGCGCGGACAAGGCGCAGCTCAAAGGGCTGCGCCCACACAAGGTGGGGTAGGGGTGGGGCATGAAGGGGCGAAAGGCAGATTCTCTAAGCAGCTGTCAGGGGTCAGGAGAAACGGATGTCTTCGGTATTGCGGGTATGCAACTCCAGTTCATCGGCACACATCACCTTTTTTTCATTCAAATAAAAATCCTCGAAATGCACATCGTGCACAGGCTTTTCCGCGGTGTAGCCGCTGATCAGCGAAGTCGAACAGCCGGGATTGAAGTAGGCGTGGATAACGCGAATGTTTTTCAGGTGGATGTTGCGGATGATCCCGCGCTCGGTGTCGCGGTTGTAGCGCGAGCGCACCACGCGGAAGTCCACGAGCTTGTCCCAGTAGTGTTCGACGCGGATGTTTTCCCAGCGGATGTTTTCAACGATGGCGCGGTCGCCATTGTGGATGGAAAACACGGCGCCGTCACCGTGCGCGTTGATGACGTCGATGTCTTCGAAGACGACGTTGCTCACGCGATCGGTGCTGAGTTCGTAGCCAATCTCCATGGCATTTCCGGGCTGGCCGTTGAGGAAGATGCAGTGGCGGACGATGACATTTTCGACGTTATTGGTCCAGTGTAAGACTTTTTCGAATACGCCGGCCTTGATCGCGATGTTGTCGTCGTCGTTGCGCAGGCAGCAGTTTTCGATCAGGACATCGCTGGAGGCGCAGATGTCGATGCCGTCGGAGGACATGCACGAGCCGATCTGCTTGAGCCCGTCCACATGCACGTCGCGACAGCAGGCGAAGACGAGCATCCACGAGGTGGGCTCGATCATGATGATGTCGGAGACTTCGACTCCGGTGCAGTGCGCGAAGATGACGGAACGCACGCGATCGCCCTGGGCGTAGCTGTGATAGCGTCCGTCAAGAATGCCGTGGCCGCGGATCGCGACGTTGGTGGCACCGTTGGAACGAACGAAACCGCGGACGACTGCGCCGCCCTCGATGTAAAGCGTTTCTCCGTTTTTAAGGACGATCTCGCCGGCTTCGTGAATGGCTCCCGCCGCGAAGAAGTGGACGCCCTCCTCACCGGCGGAGGGCTTGTTGATTTCCGGCGCGTTGGCGTAGATGAACAACGGCTTGAGGCCCGGCACGTCGATGCACAAGTTGCGCGGTCCCTCGATCTGAAACTGAATGGTGCGGTTCTCGATCTCGGGAATGATGCCGGCGGAAAGCGGTTTCACCTGGGCATCTGCCGCGGAAGACTCGGCCACGATGGAGATGAGGGTGGGCCCCGTGCATTCAAAGACGGCGAAGTCGGCTTTCTCCGCCAGCAGCGTGGCAACGGGTTCTCCGTTGACCGAGAGGGCAAAGGTAGTGGAGCGCGGCTGCGCGGCGTGATAGCGGTAAAGCGAGGCCGGAGACAGGGTGTTCATCAAGGAGGTGGGGGAAACCGGGCGAGGCAGTGCCCCGCAAAGGTGTGCCCTATCCAAAGCCCGGCGCCCTCAAGGCGGGCAAATGCAGAAGCCGGTCGCCCGGAGAAGCACGGGCCAATGTTCAAACAATGATTTGAGATGCAGGCGTGATGAGTCGCTCGGATGAATGTTTGAACAAAATTATGAGTAACGGCCCAATTTCATTTAAATCTAGTCGCGCCGGCCTGCGTGGCGGGGAGTCTTCGAAGCGCCGTTACCCTTCACCCCGGTCATATCCTGCGCCCTCAGCACGCTTCCTGATGTTCACAATTCATCGGAATCCGCAGCCCGCTCTTTCTGTTTTTTCTTATATAACATTAACCCCGTTACCATGATGATCCCTCGTCTGTTGAATAAACCTCACCGGTGGCTGCTCGCCGGTCTTTGTGCGGCCTCCGCACCGTTTGCTTTCGCGCAGCTTTCACCGACCGCCGAAAATGCGACGCCCGCGTGGACGCCGACCGGCTGGAGCGGCGGTGGCTTTTATTACTCGGCGGCATTTCACCCGAAGCGTGACGGCGTGCTGTTCCTCGGTATGGACGTGGCCGGCGTGGCCAAGTCCACCGATCACGGAAAAACCTTCAAGATGGTGAACAAGGGCCTGATCGACTACGCCATGTATTCGCTGGCGGTTGATTTCAAGAATCCCGACATCGTTTACGCAGGCACCGAAGGCGGTCTGCACAAGAGCACCGATGGCGGCGAGTCCTGGAAGTTCATTCCCGGAACGGAAAAGAAAGGTCTGCACATCACGTCGGAGCGCGGCATCAGTGTGCGTTCCGTCGCCTCCGATCCGACCGATAGCAACATCGTCTATGCGGCGAGCCCCGGCGGTAAAGTTTACAAGAG
This window of the Rariglobus hedericola genome carries:
- a CDS encoding glycosyl hydrolase family 28 protein; the encoded protein is MNTLSPASLYRYHAAQPRSTTFALSVNGEPVATLLAEKADFAVFECTGPTLISIVAESSAADAQVKPLSAGIIPEIENRTIQFQIEGPRNLCIDVPGLKPLFIYANAPEINKPSAGEEGVHFFAAGAIHEAGEIVLKNGETLYIEGGAVVRGFVRSNGATNVAIRGHGILDGRYHSYAQGDRVRSVIFAHCTGVEVSDIIMIEPTSWMLVFACCRDVHVDGLKQIGSCMSSDGIDICASSDVLIENCCLRNDDDNIAIKAGVFEKVLHWTNNVENVIVRHCIFLNGQPGNAMEIGYELSTDRVSNVVFEDIDVINAHGDGAVFSIHNGDRAIVENIRWENIRVEHYWDKLVDFRVVRSRYNRDTERGIIRNIHLKNIRVIHAYFNPGCSTSLISGYTAEKPVHDVHFEDFYLNEKKVMCADELELHTRNTEDIRFS
- a CDS encoding tetratricopeptide repeat protein translates to MPKSRHALSGTHNTGRACPGKIRLRTAGVLLITSISLGTLSGQTTAAALETTFNQGADAYNKGDYARSITLFEQVLKQAKPSPALESIYFTIAQARLLMGDHNGAIEAFRTYLRLYPNGAQLNDARAGLTKAFIATKRMPEALAAIDSLRNLRERSGSQGIDNYASVLDLTLSITDSLLADKKPAQALELVQAALFRDEIIEAQRRRIGQLERLYKLTLATSAGTGADSVIGANRDALATRVKNAQDALKFIEEKTDFDIPRLLRQAQCYMELDRPWEATVVYNEILSQFPESPDRAYALRGLIFARQMVNKLAEAQSLCQRFIDQFPTSPLAPEIAAIGGQISSQLQDDKNAEAFFGVAVTGSQGDMLERVIFQLGGTRFSLSDWAGARAMFDRYVRDYPKGQWADNAAYRSAITWFLDIADVERYTKAEKSIQAFIDTHPSSEYLADAYYRLAVCKFAYQEYKAALTACAEWQKRFPENSLLPEVLSLQGDVQKTMGDTDAATESYLGATAASSSDDVISYALNEVGRLLEQKRDWARLDSVFSGQIERQPDSKLALGWYYWVARAKARAGQIDESWNFLADHVGVQLDNPANEDVEKIIELMAQIRSRQRTPEGAPPAPLPSVQLGERLHIADDASPLIKARVLYYQARVFGFTRKQAQADASILSIGTQTPPESLSAPLLAVSGEALFKSGNTERAELFFNALLERFPNSDYRDFAYVGQGDLALTKNDAQAALAHYTDAIKKTGAPHRQREATVGQARSQFALGNFAEATKLFELIAGAKEWRGEATALSLFYLGEIAVKQGDLPKGIIFYQRVFVSHVRYPEWVAKSYLASGQAFESLGKKPEAAKTYHEMLRNERLADQPQTAVARTRLKALDPSSS